Proteins from one Capricornis sumatraensis isolate serow.1 chromosome 2, serow.2, whole genome shotgun sequence genomic window:
- the CZIB gene encoding CXXC motif containing zinc binding protein — protein sequence MGKIALQLKATLENVTNLRPVGEDFRWYLKMKCGNCGEISEKWQYIRLMDSVALKGGRGTASMVQKCKLCSRENSIEILSSTIKSYNAEDNEKFKTIVEFECRGLEPVDFQPQAGFAAEGVESGTVFSDINLQEKDWTDYDEKAQESVGIYEVAHQFVKC from the exons ATGGGG AAAATCGCGCTGCAGCTCAAAGCCACGCTGGAAAACGTCACCAACCTCCGGCCAGTGGGCGAAGACTTCCGGTGGTACCTGAAG ATGAAATGTGGCAACTGTGGTGAGATTTCAGAGAAGTGGCAGTACATTCGGCTGATG GACAGTGTGGCACTGAAGGGAGGCCGTGGCACTGCCTCTATGGTCCAGAAGTGCAAGCTGTGTTCGAGGGAAAACTCCATTG AGATTTTGAGCAGCACCATCAAGTCTTACAAC GCTGAAGACAACGAGAAGTTCAAGACAATAGTCGAGTTTGAGTGTCGAGGACTTGAACCAGTGGATTTCCAGCCCCAG GCCGGGTTTGCTGCCGAGGGTGTGGAATCGGGGACAGTCTTCAGTGACATTAACCTACAGGAGAAG GACTGGACTGACTATGACGAAAAGGCTCAGGAGTCTGTGGGAATCTACGAGGTTGCCCACCAGTTTGTGAAGTGCTGA
- the CPT2 gene encoding carnitine O-palmitoyltransferase 2, mitochondrial isoform X3, which translates to MVARLLLRSWSRGLAVGPGAPCRLLSTGFEPSQYLQRSIVPTMHYQDSLPRLPIPKLEDTIRRYLSAQKPLLDDSQFRKTEQLCKSFETGIGKELHEQLVAQDKQNKHTSYISGPWFDMYLTARDPVVLNFNPFMSFNPDPKSEYNDQLIRATNMTVSAIRFLKTLRADLLEPEVFHLNPAKSDTDTFKRFIRFVPSFLSWYGAYLVNAYPLDMSQYYRLFNSTRLPRPHRDELFTDDKARHLLVLRKGHFYIFDVLDQDGNIVSASEIQAHLKYILSDNSPAPEFPLSYLTSENRDIWAELRQKLVSGGNKETLRKVDSAVFCLCLDDFPIKDFVHLSHSMLHGDGTNRWFDKSFNLIIAKDGTAAVHFEHAWGDGVAVLRFFNEVFKDSTQAPAITPQSQPASTDSSVAVQKLNFKLSDALKTGISIAKEKFDATVKTLTIDYIRFQRGGREFLKKQKLSPDSMAQLAFQVAFLRQYGQTVATYESCSTAAFKHGRTETIRPASIFTKRCSEAFVREPSKHSAGQGFDRHLFALRYLAAAKGISMPELFLDPAYRQINHNILSTSTLSSPAVSIGCFAPVVSDGLGIAYAVQDNWIGCNVSTYQSRNAREFLQCVEKALEDMFDALEGKTIKS; encoded by the exons GCTGCCTATTCCCAAACTTGAAGACACCATTAGGAGATACCTCAGTGCACAGAAGCCTCTGCTGGATGACAGCCAGTTCAG GAAAACAGAGCAGTTGTGTAAGAGTTTTGAAACTGGAATTGGAAAGGAACTACATGAGCAGCTGGTCGCTCAGGACAAGCAGAATAAACATACAAGCTACATTTCAG gcccCTGGTTTGATATGTATTTAACTGCTCGAGATCCTGTTGTCCTGAACTTTAATCCGTTTATGTCATTCAACCCTGATCCAAAGTCTGAGTATAATGACCAGCTCATCCGGGCCACCAACATGACTGTCTCTGCCATCCGATTTCTGAAGACACTTCGGGCTGACCTTCTGGAGCCAGAAGTGTTCCATTTGAACCCTGCCAAAAGTGATACCGATACCTTCAAGAGATTCATACGCTTTGTGCCTTCCTTCCTATCTTGGTATGGTGCCTATTTGGTCAATGCATATCCCCTGGACATGTCCCAGTATTATCGGCTTTTCAATTCAACTCGTTTACCAAGACCCCATCGAGATGAACTCTTCACCGATGACAAGGCCAGACACCTCCTGGTCCTAAGAAAAGGACATTTCTACATCTTTGATGTCCTGGATCAAGATGGGAACATTGTGAGTGCCTCTGAAATCCAGGCTCATCTGAAGTACATTCTGTCAGACAATAGCCCAGCCCCCGAGTTTCCGCTTTCCTATCTGACTAGTGAGAACCGGGACATCTGGGCAGAGCTCAGACAGAAGCTGGTGAGTGGTGGCAACAAGGAGACACTGAGGAAGGTGGACTCGGCTGTGTTCTGTCTCTGCCTAGATGACTTCCCCATTAAGGACTTTGTCCACTTGTCCCACAGCATGCTGCATGGTGACGGCACAAACCGCTGGTTTGACAAATCCTTTAACCTCATTATAGCCAAGGATGGCACTGCTGCCGTCCACTTTGAGCATGCCTGGGGCGATGGTGTTGCAGTGCTCAGGTTTTTTAATGAAGTGTTTAAAGATAGCACTCAGGCCCCTGCTATCACTCCCCAGAGCCAGCCGGCCAGCACTGACTCTTCTGTGGCCGTACAAAAACTCAACTTCAAGCTGAGCGATGCTTTAAAGACTGGCATTAGCATTGCTAAGGAAAAATTTGATGCCACCGTGAAAACCCTCACCATTGACTACATCCGGTTTCAGAGAGGAGGCAGAGAATtcctgaagaagcagaagctgagcCCTGACTCCATGGCTCAGCTGGCCTTCCAGGTGGCCTTCCTGCGGCAGTACGGGCAGACGGTGGCCACCTATGAGTCCTGTAGCACTGCGGCATTCAAGCACGGCCGCACCGAGACCATCCGCCCAGCCTCCATCTTCACGAAGAGGTGCTCCGAGGCCTTTGTCAGGGAGCCTTCCAAGCACAGCG CAGGTCAGGGCTTTGATCGACATTTGTTTGCTCTGCGGTACCTGGCAGCAGCCAAAGGGATCAGCATGCCTGAGCTGTTCCTGGACCCTGCATATAGGCAGATAAACCACAACATCCTGTCCACCAGCACGCTGAGCAGCCCAGCAGTGAGCATTGGCTGCTTTGCCCCTGTGGTCTCTGATGGCTTGGGCATCGCATACGCTGTCCAGGACAACTGGATAGGCTGCAACGTCTCTACCTACCAAAGCCGCAATGCCCGTGAGTTTCTCCAGTGCGTGGAGAAGGCCTTAGAAGACATGTTTGATGCCTTAGAAGGCAAAACCATCAAATCCTAG
- the CPT2 gene encoding carnitine O-palmitoyltransferase 2, mitochondrial isoform X2 yields the protein MVARLLLRSWSRGLAVGPGAPCRLLSTGFEPSQYLQRSIVPTMHYQDSLPRKTEQLCKSFETGIGKELHEQLVAQDKQNKHTSYISGPWFDMYLTARDPVVLNFNPFMSFNPDPKSEYNDQLIRATNMTVSAIRFLKTLRADLLEPEVFHLNPAKSDTDTFKRFIRFVPSFLSWYGAYLVNAYPLDMSQYYRLFNSTRLPRPHRDELFTDDKARHLLVLRKGHFYIFDVLDQDGNIVSASEIQAHLKYILSDNSPAPEFPLSYLTSENRDIWAELRQKLVSGGNKETLRKVDSAVFCLCLDDFPIKDFVHLSHSMLHGDGTNRWFDKSFNLIIAKDGTAAVHFEHAWGDGVAVLRFFNEVFKDSTQAPAITPQSQPASTDSSVAVQKLNFKLSDALKTGISIAKEKFDATVKTLTIDYIRFQRGGREFLKKQKLSPDSMAQLAFQVAFLRQYGQTVATYESCSTAAFKHGRTETIRPASIFTKRCSEAFVREPSKHSAGELQQMMAKCSTYHNQLTREAAMGQGFDRHLFALRYLAAAKGISMPELFLDPAYRQINHNILSTSTLSSPAVSIGCFAPVVSDGLGIAYAVQDNWIGCNVSTYQSRNAREFLQCVEKALEDMFDALEGKTIKS from the exons GAAAACAGAGCAGTTGTGTAAGAGTTTTGAAACTGGAATTGGAAAGGAACTACATGAGCAGCTGGTCGCTCAGGACAAGCAGAATAAACATACAAGCTACATTTCAG gcccCTGGTTTGATATGTATTTAACTGCTCGAGATCCTGTTGTCCTGAACTTTAATCCGTTTATGTCATTCAACCCTGATCCAAAGTCTGAGTATAATGACCAGCTCATCCGGGCCACCAACATGACTGTCTCTGCCATCCGATTTCTGAAGACACTTCGGGCTGACCTTCTGGAGCCAGAAGTGTTCCATTTGAACCCTGCCAAAAGTGATACCGATACCTTCAAGAGATTCATACGCTTTGTGCCTTCCTTCCTATCTTGGTATGGTGCCTATTTGGTCAATGCATATCCCCTGGACATGTCCCAGTATTATCGGCTTTTCAATTCAACTCGTTTACCAAGACCCCATCGAGATGAACTCTTCACCGATGACAAGGCCAGACACCTCCTGGTCCTAAGAAAAGGACATTTCTACATCTTTGATGTCCTGGATCAAGATGGGAACATTGTGAGTGCCTCTGAAATCCAGGCTCATCTGAAGTACATTCTGTCAGACAATAGCCCAGCCCCCGAGTTTCCGCTTTCCTATCTGACTAGTGAGAACCGGGACATCTGGGCAGAGCTCAGACAGAAGCTGGTGAGTGGTGGCAACAAGGAGACACTGAGGAAGGTGGACTCGGCTGTGTTCTGTCTCTGCCTAGATGACTTCCCCATTAAGGACTTTGTCCACTTGTCCCACAGCATGCTGCATGGTGACGGCACAAACCGCTGGTTTGACAAATCCTTTAACCTCATTATAGCCAAGGATGGCACTGCTGCCGTCCACTTTGAGCATGCCTGGGGCGATGGTGTTGCAGTGCTCAGGTTTTTTAATGAAGTGTTTAAAGATAGCACTCAGGCCCCTGCTATCACTCCCCAGAGCCAGCCGGCCAGCACTGACTCTTCTGTGGCCGTACAAAAACTCAACTTCAAGCTGAGCGATGCTTTAAAGACTGGCATTAGCATTGCTAAGGAAAAATTTGATGCCACCGTGAAAACCCTCACCATTGACTACATCCGGTTTCAGAGAGGAGGCAGAGAATtcctgaagaagcagaagctgagcCCTGACTCCATGGCTCAGCTGGCCTTCCAGGTGGCCTTCCTGCGGCAGTACGGGCAGACGGTGGCCACCTATGAGTCCTGTAGCACTGCGGCATTCAAGCACGGCCGCACCGAGACCATCCGCCCAGCCTCCATCTTCACGAAGAGGTGCTCCGAGGCCTTTGTCAGGGAGCCTTCCAAGCACAGCGCTGGAGAGCTTCAGCAGATGATGGCCAAGTGCTCCACATACCACAACCAGCTGACCAGAGAAGCAGCGATGG GTCAGGGCTTTGATCGACATTTGTTTGCTCTGCGGTACCTGGCAGCAGCCAAAGGGATCAGCATGCCTGAGCTGTTCCTGGACCCTGCATATAGGCAGATAAACCACAACATCCTGTCCACCAGCACGCTGAGCAGCCCAGCAGTGAGCATTGGCTGCTTTGCCCCTGTGGTCTCTGATGGCTTGGGCATCGCATACGCTGTCCAGGACAACTGGATAGGCTGCAACGTCTCTACCTACCAAAGCCGCAATGCCCGTGAGTTTCTCCAGTGCGTGGAGAAGGCCTTAGAAGACATGTTTGATGCCTTAGAAGGCAAAACCATCAAATCCTAG
- the CPT2 gene encoding carnitine O-palmitoyltransferase 2, mitochondrial isoform X1 — translation MVARLLLRSWSRGLAVGPGAPCRLLSTGFEPSQYLQRSIVPTMHYQDSLPRLPIPKLEDTIRRYLSAQKPLLDDSQFRKTEQLCKSFETGIGKELHEQLVAQDKQNKHTSYISGPWFDMYLTARDPVVLNFNPFMSFNPDPKSEYNDQLIRATNMTVSAIRFLKTLRADLLEPEVFHLNPAKSDTDTFKRFIRFVPSFLSWYGAYLVNAYPLDMSQYYRLFNSTRLPRPHRDELFTDDKARHLLVLRKGHFYIFDVLDQDGNIVSASEIQAHLKYILSDNSPAPEFPLSYLTSENRDIWAELRQKLVSGGNKETLRKVDSAVFCLCLDDFPIKDFVHLSHSMLHGDGTNRWFDKSFNLIIAKDGTAAVHFEHAWGDGVAVLRFFNEVFKDSTQAPAITPQSQPASTDSSVAVQKLNFKLSDALKTGISIAKEKFDATVKTLTIDYIRFQRGGREFLKKQKLSPDSMAQLAFQVAFLRQYGQTVATYESCSTAAFKHGRTETIRPASIFTKRCSEAFVREPSKHSAGELQQMMAKCSTYHNQLTREAAMGQGFDRHLFALRYLAAAKGISMPELFLDPAYRQINHNILSTSTLSSPAVSIGCFAPVVSDGLGIAYAVQDNWIGCNVSTYQSRNAREFLQCVEKALEDMFDALEGKTIKS, via the exons GCTGCCTATTCCCAAACTTGAAGACACCATTAGGAGATACCTCAGTGCACAGAAGCCTCTGCTGGATGACAGCCAGTTCAG GAAAACAGAGCAGTTGTGTAAGAGTTTTGAAACTGGAATTGGAAAGGAACTACATGAGCAGCTGGTCGCTCAGGACAAGCAGAATAAACATACAAGCTACATTTCAG gcccCTGGTTTGATATGTATTTAACTGCTCGAGATCCTGTTGTCCTGAACTTTAATCCGTTTATGTCATTCAACCCTGATCCAAAGTCTGAGTATAATGACCAGCTCATCCGGGCCACCAACATGACTGTCTCTGCCATCCGATTTCTGAAGACACTTCGGGCTGACCTTCTGGAGCCAGAAGTGTTCCATTTGAACCCTGCCAAAAGTGATACCGATACCTTCAAGAGATTCATACGCTTTGTGCCTTCCTTCCTATCTTGGTATGGTGCCTATTTGGTCAATGCATATCCCCTGGACATGTCCCAGTATTATCGGCTTTTCAATTCAACTCGTTTACCAAGACCCCATCGAGATGAACTCTTCACCGATGACAAGGCCAGACACCTCCTGGTCCTAAGAAAAGGACATTTCTACATCTTTGATGTCCTGGATCAAGATGGGAACATTGTGAGTGCCTCTGAAATCCAGGCTCATCTGAAGTACATTCTGTCAGACAATAGCCCAGCCCCCGAGTTTCCGCTTTCCTATCTGACTAGTGAGAACCGGGACATCTGGGCAGAGCTCAGACAGAAGCTGGTGAGTGGTGGCAACAAGGAGACACTGAGGAAGGTGGACTCGGCTGTGTTCTGTCTCTGCCTAGATGACTTCCCCATTAAGGACTTTGTCCACTTGTCCCACAGCATGCTGCATGGTGACGGCACAAACCGCTGGTTTGACAAATCCTTTAACCTCATTATAGCCAAGGATGGCACTGCTGCCGTCCACTTTGAGCATGCCTGGGGCGATGGTGTTGCAGTGCTCAGGTTTTTTAATGAAGTGTTTAAAGATAGCACTCAGGCCCCTGCTATCACTCCCCAGAGCCAGCCGGCCAGCACTGACTCTTCTGTGGCCGTACAAAAACTCAACTTCAAGCTGAGCGATGCTTTAAAGACTGGCATTAGCATTGCTAAGGAAAAATTTGATGCCACCGTGAAAACCCTCACCATTGACTACATCCGGTTTCAGAGAGGAGGCAGAGAATtcctgaagaagcagaagctgagcCCTGACTCCATGGCTCAGCTGGCCTTCCAGGTGGCCTTCCTGCGGCAGTACGGGCAGACGGTGGCCACCTATGAGTCCTGTAGCACTGCGGCATTCAAGCACGGCCGCACCGAGACCATCCGCCCAGCCTCCATCTTCACGAAGAGGTGCTCCGAGGCCTTTGTCAGGGAGCCTTCCAAGCACAGCGCTGGAGAGCTTCAGCAGATGATGGCCAAGTGCTCCACATACCACAACCAGCTGACCAGAGAAGCAGCGATGG GTCAGGGCTTTGATCGACATTTGTTTGCTCTGCGGTACCTGGCAGCAGCCAAAGGGATCAGCATGCCTGAGCTGTTCCTGGACCCTGCATATAGGCAGATAAACCACAACATCCTGTCCACCAGCACGCTGAGCAGCCCAGCAGTGAGCATTGGCTGCTTTGCCCCTGTGGTCTCTGATGGCTTGGGCATCGCATACGCTGTCCAGGACAACTGGATAGGCTGCAACGTCTCTACCTACCAAAGCCGCAATGCCCGTGAGTTTCTCCAGTGCGTGGAGAAGGCCTTAGAAGACATGTTTGATGCCTTAGAAGGCAAAACCATCAAATCCTAG